The Terriglobia bacterium genome includes a region encoding these proteins:
- the rpsO gene encoding 30S ribosomal protein S15, with the protein MLARERKADVINRFRTHQSDTGSPEVQIAILSERIGELTEHFKSHKKDHASRRGLLMMVSKRRRLLDYLKTYDTERYKDVIQKLGIRK; encoded by the coding sequence GTGTTAGCGAGAGAGCGCAAGGCCGACGTCATCAACCGCTTCCGTACGCATCAATCTGATACGGGCAGCCCGGAAGTCCAGATTGCCATTCTCAGTGAGCGTATCGGCGAGCTGACGGAGCACTTCAAGAGCCATAAAAAGGACCACGCCTCCCGGCGAGGTCTCTTGATGATGGTCAGCAAGCGCCGCCGCCTGCTGGACTATCTGAAAACGTACGATACTGAGCGTTACAAAGACGTCATTCAGAAACTTGGAATCCGTAAATAA
- a CDS encoding fibronectin type III domain-containing protein, with protein sequence MMKVLKIAAFMLLCVCFVAMQTPATAQTPTAAQQAGTQVEKPMLEFANANSAKVAWTSKAGQDLVLQFSTTPDFGSNPQAVDAIEHTGGDNHRATLTSLQPNTTYYIRMVDKSGQPVGSVFTFKTPAHGQPPLREQPLQAK encoded by the coding sequence ATGATGAAAGTTTTAAAAATCGCCGCGTTTATGCTGCTCTGCGTCTGCTTTGTTGCAATGCAGACTCCCGCAACCGCTCAGACCCCAACCGCTGCCCAGCAAGCCGGCACTCAGGTTGAAAAGCCTATGCTGGAATTTGCCAACGCCAACTCCGCCAAAGTCGCCTGGACCTCAAAAGCCGGCCAAGACTTGGTTCTGCAGTTCAGCACCACTCCCGACTTTGGGTCCAACCCCCAGGCGGTGGATGCCATCGAGCACACGGGCGGCGACAATCACCGCGCGACTCTCACTAGCCTGCAACCTAACACCACCTATTACATACGGATGGTAGACAAATCAGGACAGCCGGTTGGTTCGGTCTTCACATTCAAGACCCCGGCCCACGGCCAGCCACCGCTCCGCGAGCAGCCTTTGCAAGCAAAGTAA